The following are encoded together in the Pseudodesulfovibrio indicus genome:
- the purB gene encoding adenylosuccinate lyase — MLERYSRPEMRELWTLENKFRVWLEVELAVTRAWHEMGVVPADALAEIEAKADFEVDRILEIEETTKHDVIAFLSAVEEKVGPNSRFIHLGCTSSDIVDTANGVLLTRAGAILAQGIDRLMTVLKDLAHKHKGLLCMGRTHGIHAEPTTYGLKFTGFYAEFARHKERFEAACENIRVGKLSGAVGTFAHSGPELEERACALLGLTPDPHSTQIVQRDRYAQYFTSLAMLAGGIERLGLELRHLQRTEVSEVEEGFSKGQKGSSAMPHKKNPISAENLCGLARVIRSNSLAAMENQALWHERDISHSSVERVIMPDTTALMDYMLHRMSGVLERLVVKADVIQRNLLSSFGLFYSQRVLNKLINAGLKRQEAYEMVQGVAMRCWENRIQFEEEVRKDAEVNKHLGSNELDEAFDPSYYKQYEDVVFTRVFEGK, encoded by the coding sequence ATGCTGGAGCGGTATTCCCGACCGGAGATGAGAGAGTTGTGGACCCTGGAAAACAAGTTTCGGGTCTGGCTTGAGGTGGAACTGGCGGTGACCAGGGCCTGGCACGAGATGGGCGTGGTCCCGGCGGACGCCCTGGCCGAGATCGAGGCCAAGGCGGACTTCGAGGTGGACCGCATTCTCGAGATCGAGGAGACCACCAAGCACGACGTCATCGCCTTCCTGTCCGCGGTGGAAGAGAAGGTCGGCCCCAATTCCCGCTTCATCCATCTCGGGTGCACCTCTTCGGACATCGTGGACACCGCCAACGGCGTGCTCCTGACCCGCGCCGGAGCGATCCTGGCCCAGGGCATCGACCGCTTGATGACCGTGCTCAAGGACCTGGCCCACAAGCACAAGGGGCTGCTCTGCATGGGCCGCACCCACGGCATCCACGCCGAGCCGACCACCTACGGCCTGAAGTTCACCGGTTTCTACGCCGAGTTCGCGCGCCACAAGGAGCGGTTCGAGGCGGCCTGCGAGAACATCCGCGTGGGCAAGCTGTCCGGCGCGGTGGGCACCTTCGCCCACTCCGGCCCGGAACTGGAGGAGCGCGCCTGCGCCCTGTTGGGGTTGACCCCCGACCCGCACTCCACCCAGATCGTCCAGCGCGATCGCTACGCGCAGTATTTCACCAGCCTGGCCATGCTCGCGGGCGGCATCGAGCGCCTCGGCCTGGAGCTTCGGCACCTGCAACGGACCGAGGTCTCCGAGGTGGAGGAAGGGTTCTCCAAGGGACAGAAGGGGTCGTCGGCCATGCCGCACAAGAAGAACCCCATCTCCGCCGAGAACCTCTGCGGCCTGGCCCGCGTGATCCGCTCCAATTCGCTGGCGGCCATGGAGAACCAGGCCCTGTGGCACGAGCGCGACATCTCCCACTCCTCGGTGGAACGGGTCATCATGCCCGACACCACCGCGCTCATGGACTACATGCTGCACCGCATGTCCGGGGTCCTGGAGCGGCTGGTGGTCAAGGCCGACGTCATCCAGCGCAACCTGCTGAGCTCGTTCGGTCTTTTCTACTCCCAGCGGGTGCTGAACAAGCTCATCAACGCCGGGCTGAAGCGCCAGGAGGCGTACGAAATGGTCCAGGGCGTGGCCATGCGCTGCTGGGAAAACCGCATCCAGTTCGAGGAAGAGGTCCGTAAGGACGCGGAAGTAAACAAACATCTGGGTTCTAACGAGCTTGACGAAGCTTTTGACCCCTCGTATTACAAGCAATATGAAGACGTGGTCTTTACCCGCGTCTTTGAGGGAAAATAG
- a CDS encoding sigma-54-dependent transcriptional regulator has product MSKPDIPTILVVDDDENILQVLEARLLSAGLSPLLADSAETALEMLAGEPVDLIISDVKMPRHGGQAHGGQALLREVAEHWGHIPVIMLTAHGTIPDAVDSMQAGAVDYLTKPFDGKELVRRVRTRLEESRTSAPPGRKPAPKPSASRPAANGLIGGQAPAMARFLELLARVARSTSTVLLFGESGTGKEMAARILHDQSPRADGPFVIVDCGSTQPTLLESELFGHVKGSFTHAVKDKKGLIEEADGGTLFLDEIGNISPDMQTRLLRFLQEGTIRRVGDNRERAVSCRVIAATNADLPEMVADGTFREDLYYRLKVITLTIPPLRERREDIPALATGLLAELCARQERTPAVLSPQAMDRLTAHSWPGNVRELRNALEAALVFCGGDVIEPDDLQLEPAPAGSPAASGASLSLEDSERETILRALEASGGVKKDAADRLGISRRAIHYKIKKYGIGE; this is encoded by the coding sequence ATGAGCAAACCGGACATCCCGACCATCCTCGTGGTGGACGACGACGAAAACATCCTCCAGGTGCTGGAGGCGCGGCTGCTCTCGGCGGGGTTGAGCCCGCTTTTGGCCGACAGCGCCGAGACCGCTCTGGAGATGCTGGCGGGCGAGCCCGTGGACCTGATCATCTCGGACGTGAAGATGCCCCGGCATGGCGGCCAGGCGCATGGCGGCCAGGCGCTGCTCAGGGAGGTGGCCGAACACTGGGGACACATCCCGGTGATCATGCTCACGGCCCACGGGACCATCCCGGACGCGGTGGACTCCATGCAGGCCGGGGCCGTGGACTACCTGACCAAGCCGTTCGACGGCAAGGAGCTGGTCCGCCGGGTGCGCACCCGGCTGGAGGAATCCCGCACATCCGCTCCCCCCGGAAGGAAACCCGCCCCCAAGCCGTCCGCCAGCCGCCCCGCCGCCAACGGACTGATCGGCGGCCAGGCCCCGGCCATGGCCCGGTTCCTGGAGCTGCTGGCGCGGGTGGCCCGGTCCACCTCCACGGTGCTGCTCTTCGGCGAGTCCGGCACGGGCAAGGAAATGGCGGCGCGCATCCTGCACGACCAGTCGCCGCGCGCGGACGGCCCCTTCGTCATCGTGGATTGCGGCTCCACCCAGCCCACCCTGCTGGAGAGCGAGCTGTTCGGCCACGTCAAGGGGTCCTTCACCCACGCGGTCAAGGACAAGAAAGGCCTCATCGAGGAGGCGGACGGCGGGACCCTGTTCCTGGACGAGATCGGCAACATCTCCCCGGACATGCAGACCCGGCTGCTGCGCTTTCTCCAGGAGGGGACCATCCGGCGGGTGGGCGACAACCGCGAGCGGGCCGTGTCCTGCCGGGTCATCGCCGCCACCAATGCGGATCTGCCCGAAATGGTCGCGGACGGGACCTTCCGCGAGGACCTCTACTACCGGCTCAAGGTCATCACCCTGACCATCCCGCCCCTGCGCGAGCGGCGCGAGGACATCCCGGCCCTGGCCACGGGGCTGCTGGCCGAGCTGTGCGCGCGCCAGGAACGGACGCCCGCGGTCCTGTCCCCGCAGGCCATGGACCGCCTCACGGCCCACTCCTGGCCCGGCAACGTCCGCGAGCTGCGCAACGCCCTGGAGGCGGCCCTGGTCTTCTGCGGCGGGGACGTCATCGAACCTGACGACCTGCAGCTCGAACCCGCCCCGGCGGGCTCCCCGGCGGCTTCCGGCGCAAGCCTCTCCCTTGAGGACAGCGAACGGGAGACCATCCTCCGCGCCCTGGAGGCGTCCGGCGGGGTGAAGAAGGACGCGGCGGACCGGCTGGGCATCAGCCGCAGGGCCATCCATTACAAGATCAAGAAATACGGCATCGGCGAGTAG
- a CDS encoding chemotaxis protein, whose protein sequence is MSETKILLESGTNELEIVEFYLDEARPSGDYRGYYGINVAKVLEIIQMPELTEMPEAAHPSVLGAFNLRNEIIPLIDLAGWLKKKRADGEPPKVIVTEFNRTKSAFLVSGVTRIHRINWQEVEAPTNYVSSLTVNSITGVVKFSNRIVFILDMEKICMDLNPDGASLPETAEKVKEALARTTYRVLLADDSTMARKMIANILTQSGFMVHAEENGELAFKYLLKVKSKAAAEDLPLSDFVHMVVTDIEMPSMDGHSLTRRIKEDHDLRHLPVILCSSIITETLHHKGIAVGADDQVSKAELGDLPAKALRLLAESAN, encoded by the coding sequence ATGAGCGAAACGAAAATCCTGCTGGAATCGGGCACCAACGAGCTCGAAATAGTCGAATTCTATCTCGACGAAGCCCGACCGTCCGGCGACTATCGCGGGTATTACGGCATCAACGTGGCCAAGGTGCTGGAGATCATCCAGATGCCGGAGCTGACCGAGATGCCCGAGGCGGCCCACCCTTCGGTGCTGGGCGCCTTCAACCTGCGCAACGAGATCATCCCGCTCATCGACCTGGCCGGGTGGCTGAAGAAGAAACGGGCCGATGGCGAGCCGCCCAAGGTCATCGTCACCGAATTCAACCGCACCAAGAGCGCCTTCCTGGTATCGGGCGTGACCCGCATCCACCGCATCAACTGGCAGGAGGTGGAGGCCCCGACCAACTACGTCTCCTCCCTGACCGTCAACTCCATCACCGGGGTGGTCAAGTTTTCCAACCGCATCGTCTTCATCCTCGACATGGAGAAGATCTGCATGGACCTCAACCCCGACGGCGCGTCGCTGCCGGAGACCGCCGAAAAGGTGAAGGAGGCTCTGGCCAGGACGACCTACCGGGTGCTCCTCGCCGACGACTCCACCATGGCCCGGAAGATGATCGCCAACATCCTGACCCAGTCCGGGTTCATGGTCCACGCCGAGGAGAACGGGGAGCTGGCCTTCAAGTACCTGCTCAAGGTCAAATCCAAGGCGGCCGCCGAAGACCTGCCCCTCAGCGACTTCGTCCACATGGTGGTCACGGACATCGAGATGCCGTCCATGGACGGCCACTCCCTGACCCGGCGCATCAAGGAAGACCACGACCTGCGCCACCTCCCGGTCATCCTCTGCTCCTCCATCATCACCGAGACCCTGCATCACAAGGGCATCGCCGTGGGCGCGGACGACCAAGTCTCCAAGGCCGAGCTCGGCGACCTTCCCGCCAAGGCGCTCAGACTCCTCGCCGAAAGCGCCAACTGA
- a CDS encoding FmdB family zinc ribbon protein: MPIYEYQCQSCGSVFEEWQSGFEEQEFPCPECGGESRKLISHSSFHLKGGGWYADGYGGKSAGSTPGEAQKPAEGGSSDGSAKTESAPSPKCPAKADTSSAGSAS, encoded by the coding sequence ATGCCCATTTACGAATATCAGTGTCAGTCCTGCGGCTCCGTCTTTGAGGAGTGGCAGTCCGGTTTCGAGGAGCAGGAATTCCCGTGTCCCGAGTGCGGCGGCGAATCCAGGAAGCTCATCTCGCACTCCTCCTTTCATCTGAAGGGCGGAGGCTGGTATGCGGACGGGTACGGCGGAAAGAGCGCCGGGAGCACCCCCGGCGAAGCCCAGAAGCCCGCTGAAGGCGGCAGTTCCGATGGTTCGGCCAAGACCGAATCCGCTCCGTCCCCCAAGTGTCCCGCCAAGGCGGACACATCCAGCGCGGGCTCCGCGTCCTAG
- a CDS encoding DUF885 family protein has product MTSRSAKKFFAYLAKSYPVMCASGAFPMMPPVTDASRWLDRLDDLSAKGIAKHVSALNGFRRDFLNEAAKSSDAETRGRARALAMSAGAAVAELDGTRAWQRAPEFYLQVAFTGLEQAADLPADSERHRQKRFIARLKAIPALLSLAPQNIEAISAQSRATSQTMIRDCARYLTELAGQELGKAGKAPRFLADTLAALREFDRFVTVSPEIPGPEGPPFQYAAEHLLCTDKGPESLRTLAEEEFDERLASLAGLERAIGRGSWRELYEGYEGPPSDGLEPLDLIVREIHRLRAFVHEGPLAGVFADTGLRIESQPRHMGASLRPIHHDPMLGAWENEPSRCYVSPQIFSGNRFRDTPARLARMRREYPFLAAAQTYPGRHLLDSQRRALGNDPLSQVTNPLFMAGWLAFGETLLEELDYLVTDLDRLVLHVRGLRRAALARIDTELASGGLDQDRCLDILDQAGFSARRDWPMSEPSAWPRATGPCRSSACAKYGNCAGNGRWSCPCSARRCSRADSCPWTPSGSAGSARPFLREWPARGWRGCPKPRDAPPGSPSLGLTAFRSVQYYSGKIRQARSRAALRPRPCAGS; this is encoded by the coding sequence ATGACATCCCGCAGCGCCAAGAAGTTCTTCGCCTACCTGGCCAAGAGCTACCCGGTCATGTGCGCCTCCGGCGCGTTCCCGATGATGCCGCCCGTGACCGACGCCTCCCGCTGGCTCGACCGGCTGGACGACCTCTCCGCCAAGGGCATCGCCAAGCACGTTTCCGCCCTGAACGGGTTCCGCAGGGACTTTCTGAACGAGGCCGCCAAGAGCAGCGACGCCGAGACAAGGGGCCGCGCCCGCGCCCTGGCCATGAGCGCCGGGGCCGCCGTGGCCGAGCTGGACGGCACCCGCGCCTGGCAGCGCGCCCCGGAATTCTATCTCCAGGTGGCCTTCACCGGACTGGAACAGGCGGCGGACCTGCCCGCCGACAGCGAACGCCACCGGCAGAAGCGGTTCATCGCCCGGCTCAAGGCGATCCCCGCCCTGCTCTCCCTGGCCCCCCAGAACATCGAGGCCATCAGCGCCCAGAGCCGCGCCACCTCCCAGACCATGATCCGGGACTGCGCCCGCTATCTCACGGAGCTGGCCGGGCAGGAGCTGGGCAAGGCGGGCAAGGCCCCCCGGTTCCTGGCGGACACCCTGGCCGCCCTGCGCGAATTCGACCGTTTCGTCACCGTCAGCCCGGAGATTCCCGGCCCAGAGGGGCCGCCCTTCCAATACGCGGCCGAACACCTGCTGTGTACCGACAAGGGACCGGAATCGCTGCGCACCCTGGCCGAGGAGGAGTTCGACGAGCGGCTGGCCTCCCTGGCCGGACTGGAGCGGGCCATCGGCCGAGGCTCCTGGCGGGAGTTGTACGAGGGGTACGAAGGCCCGCCCTCGGATGGGCTCGAGCCGCTGGACCTCATCGTGCGGGAGATTCACCGGCTGCGCGCCTTCGTGCACGAAGGCCCCCTGGCCGGGGTGTTCGCGGACACCGGGCTGCGCATCGAATCCCAGCCCCGCCACATGGGCGCGTCGCTCAGGCCCATCCACCACGACCCCATGCTCGGGGCGTGGGAGAACGAACCCTCCCGCTGCTACGTCAGCCCGCAGATCTTTTCCGGCAACCGGTTCAGGGATACCCCGGCCCGGCTCGCCCGGATGCGCCGGGAATACCCGTTTCTGGCCGCGGCCCAGACCTATCCGGGCCGCCACCTCCTCGATTCCCAGCGCCGCGCCCTGGGCAACGACCCGCTGTCCCAGGTGACCAATCCGCTGTTCATGGCTGGCTGGCTCGCCTTCGGTGAAACGCTGCTCGAAGAGCTGGACTATCTGGTCACGGACCTCGACCGGCTGGTGCTTCACGTGCGCGGACTGCGCCGCGCGGCCCTGGCGCGCATCGACACCGAGCTGGCCTCGGGCGGGCTGGACCAGGACCGCTGCCTGGACATCCTGGACCAGGCCGGGTTCTCCGCGAGGAGGGACTGGCCCATGTCCGAACCATCCGCATGGCCCCGGGCCACCGGACCATGCCGATCCTCGGCCTGCGCGAAATACGGGAACTGCGCCGGGAATGGGCGCTGGAGCTGCCCCTGTTCTGCAAGACGCTGTTCGCGTGCGGACAGCTGCCCATGGACTCCATCCGGGAGCGCGGGGTCCGCTAGACCCTTTCTTCGGGAATGGCCTGCTAGAGGCTGGAGAGGTTGCCCAAAGCCGAGAGATGCCCCGCCCGGATCACCTTCACTTGGTCTGACAGCATTTCGATCCGTTCAATATTATTCAGGAAAAATTCGGCAAGCTCGGAGTCGAGCCGCCCTTCGGCCACGTCCTTGCGCAGGATCTTGA
- a CDS encoding acylphosphatase, producing MLSYTCIVEGKVTGGNFQSWALSTAQRLNLKGWVRNVADHKAEILIQGDAKDFAVFRELLKTEAPIVDRGEITCNSLDYEKEYDKFEIRG from the coding sequence ATGTTGAGCTACACGTGTATCGTCGAAGGCAAGGTCACCGGCGGCAACTTCCAGTCCTGGGCGCTTTCCACCGCCCAGCGCCTCAACCTCAAGGGCTGGGTCAGAAACGTCGCCGACCACAAGGCTGAAATCCTGATTCAGGGAGACGCCAAGGATTTCGCAGTGTTCCGGGAGCTTCTCAAGACCGAGGCCCCCATCGTGGACCGCGGCGAGATCACCTGCAACTCCCTGGACTACGAAAAGGAATACGACAAGTTCGAGATCAGGGGCTGA
- a CDS encoding ATP-binding protein: MSGETRIKGISLFMKTGLLAFCLFGVISTLTSALTAWTLYDHMTREYLSKGTAIAQSIAGASQEILLNRDAATVQSMIDQYLEIEGVVYVFVVDADGLVVSHTFVPEMPPILRDIQGMRHRTLVTPLEIEPFGRVIDICQPVLAGLAGHVHVGMGKEVIIAYFWEVVIKMQALLFFIFWGCVGLLYLVIRRISRPLGQLTEYARKVAAHDFSDSIDIRTRDELEVLGRAMMSMGQELALLFSEMESEVDKATADLREHMAYLAAIIDNLADGLLVVGVKGEITVLNPAMRELFGLDEKGYEGSRVQQVFPTEVAELTKAICGCEGKVVSGEIALSRGRTGKAVGSSIHVSEPAPRCMGGVLLVRDITREKELDQLKTDFISTVSHELRTPMTSVLGFSKIIRKKLEKSVFPLLAERAEVEKPIEQVRSNMGIIVAEAERLTELINDVLDIARMEAGEIQWRDEEVSLGAVLEQSREATRGLWQSKGLEVVTQVAGGLPRVNGDRARLVQVVVNLISNAVKFTGVGPVVCSARQEGDDILVSVRDNGEGIEPGDMHLIFDKFKQVGDTLTSKPEGTGLGLPICRQIVERHNGRIWVESEPGKGSVFSFTIPVSGSAKAGDAKAVSCRPPEIDPDEVAGGRANAKPLVLVVDDDPSLIEYLSQVFEDQGFIVCEAMSGPEAIRTAQSVLPDLITMDIMMPGMDGREVIERLRRIPATRSIPILVITALSGVEEEAGDMALVKPVDDVSLLEAARALLDGRECCNSCIVLGDGRSCDLNGLAVLCTGDVRFTSVEAFWKLAEEGFRGTVFIPAEECGNVELKRLSGLRGISVIILPPSACA; this comes from the coding sequence ATGAGTGGCGAGACCAGGATAAAGGGCATCTCCCTGTTCATGAAGACGGGGCTGCTGGCCTTCTGCCTGTTCGGGGTCATCTCGACCCTGACCTCGGCGCTCACGGCCTGGACCCTCTACGACCACATGACCCGAGAGTACCTGAGCAAAGGCACGGCCATCGCCCAGTCCATCGCCGGTGCCAGCCAGGAGATCCTGCTCAACCGGGACGCGGCCACGGTCCAGTCCATGATCGACCAGTACCTGGAGATCGAGGGCGTGGTCTACGTCTTCGTGGTGGACGCCGACGGGCTGGTGGTCTCGCACACCTTCGTGCCGGAGATGCCGCCCATCCTGCGCGACATACAGGGCATGCGGCACCGGACGCTGGTCACCCCCCTGGAGATCGAGCCGTTCGGCCGTGTCATCGACATCTGCCAGCCGGTCCTGGCGGGGCTGGCCGGGCACGTGCACGTGGGCATGGGCAAGGAAGTGATCATCGCCTACTTCTGGGAGGTGGTCATCAAGATGCAGGCGCTGCTGTTCTTCATCTTCTGGGGCTGCGTGGGCCTTCTCTATCTGGTGATCCGGCGCATCTCCCGGCCCCTGGGCCAGCTCACCGAATACGCCCGCAAGGTGGCCGCGCACGACTTTTCCGACTCCATCGACATCCGCACCCGCGACGAGCTGGAGGTCCTGGGCCGGGCCATGATGTCCATGGGCCAGGAGCTGGCCCTGCTCTTCTCCGAGATGGAGAGCGAGGTGGACAAGGCCACGGCCGACCTGCGCGAGCATATGGCCTACCTGGCGGCGATCATCGACAACCTGGCCGACGGGCTGCTCGTGGTCGGGGTCAAGGGCGAGATCACGGTTCTCAACCCGGCCATGCGCGAGCTGTTCGGCCTGGACGAGAAGGGGTACGAGGGCAGCCGGGTCCAGCAGGTGTTTCCCACGGAGGTCGCCGAGCTGACCAAGGCCATCTGCGGCTGCGAGGGCAAGGTGGTGTCCGGCGAGATCGCTCTGAGCCGGGGGCGGACCGGCAAGGCGGTGGGGTCGTCCATCCACGTCTCCGAACCGGCCCCGCGGTGCATGGGCGGCGTCCTGCTGGTGCGCGACATCACCCGCGAGAAGGAGCTCGACCAGCTCAAGACGGATTTCATCTCCACGGTCTCCCACGAGCTGCGCACGCCCATGACCTCGGTTCTGGGCTTCTCCAAGATCATCAGGAAGAAGCTGGAGAAGTCCGTGTTTCCGCTGCTTGCGGAACGGGCCGAGGTGGAGAAGCCCATCGAGCAGGTGCGCAGCAACATGGGGATCATCGTGGCCGAGGCCGAACGGCTGACCGAGCTGATCAACGACGTCCTGGACATCGCCAGGATGGAGGCCGGAGAGATTCAGTGGCGCGACGAGGAGGTCTCCTTGGGCGCGGTCCTGGAGCAGTCGCGGGAGGCCACGCGCGGCCTGTGGCAGTCCAAGGGGCTCGAGGTGGTCACCCAGGTGGCCGGTGGGCTGCCCAGGGTCAACGGCGACCGGGCCAGGCTGGTCCAGGTGGTGGTCAACCTCATCTCCAACGCCGTGAAGTTCACCGGAGTCGGCCCCGTCGTCTGCTCCGCGCGCCAGGAGGGCGACGACATCCTGGTCTCTGTCCGGGACAACGGCGAGGGCATCGAACCCGGCGACATGCACCTGATTTTCGACAAGTTCAAGCAGGTAGGCGACACCCTGACCTCCAAGCCGGAAGGGACCGGCCTGGGGCTGCCCATCTGCCGCCAGATCGTGGAGCGCCACAACGGCCGCATCTGGGTCGAGAGCGAGCCGGGCAAGGGGAGCGTCTTCTCTTTCACCATCCCGGTTTCCGGATCGGCCAAGGCCGGGGACGCCAAGGCGGTGTCCTGCCGCCCGCCGGAGATTGACCCCGACGAGGTGGCAGGGGGCCGGGCGAACGCCAAGCCCCTGGTTCTGGTGGTCGACGACGATCCCTCGCTCATCGAGTACCTGTCCCAGGTCTTCGAGGACCAGGGGTTCATCGTCTGCGAGGCCATGTCCGGACCGGAGGCCATCAGAACCGCCCAGTCGGTCCTGCCCGATCTGATCACCATGGACATCATGATGCCGGGCATGGACGGCCGCGAGGTCATAGAGCGGCTGCGCCGCATCCCGGCCACCCGGTCCATCCCCATCCTGGTCATCACCGCCCTGAGCGGCGTGGAGGAGGAGGCCGGGGACATGGCCCTGGTCAAGCCCGTGGACGACGTCTCCCTGCTTGAGGCGGCCCGCGCCCTGTTGGACGGCAGGGAATGCTGCAATTCCTGCATCGTGCTCGGCGACGGCCGGAGCTGCGATCTCAACGGACTGGCTGTGCTGTGCACGGGAGACGTCCGCTTCACCTCGGTGGAGGCCTTCTGGAAGCTGGCCGAGGAGGGGTTCCGGGGGACGGTGTTCATCCCGGCGGAGGAGTGCGGCAATGTGGAACTGAAGAGGCTTTCCGGGCTGCGGGGGATCTCGGTGATCATCCTGCCGCCGTCGGCCTGCGCGTGA
- a CDS encoding HAMP domain-containing sensor histidine kinase, which produces MPKARQLNIATKLTIWACALIAVFFATSAYLFRQVRQDAEISSLIVTENHDLDASIQRMLERLYNVQNNIRRYRILGGDQAAVGFIVEDITRFGEILDQTLKKHPRYAKDWEPLTSEFQITLDPAGTTGEDLAPDATVRDWTDILEQSLLENGADTEARLTALRDAGAHAADVGLYGLAFCLLVGVGGSLALAFTLNRSLAEVRRGIRDLGAGGAPRDVRILSNDELGELALAFNAMAARLRREERMRADFIAMLSHEIRTPLTSVREAVDLIGSGTFGEVNAQQKRFLDIAEQESERLSDLLLRLLSVSRMESGELELNPSEVDGTGLVASTLERLLPTASAAGVTLVSEVPEGLTCRADPTHIRQVLTNLTGNAVKFSGRGGTVRVSAAREDGAVRFCVADNGPGIPPEEQDKIFLKYYREPSVRNSIDGAGLGLAISKRIVLAHQGRIWIESEPGKGAAFCFTLPDTPDKDYA; this is translated from the coding sequence ATGCCCAAGGCCCGACAACTGAACATCGCCACCAAGCTGACCATCTGGGCCTGCGCCCTGATCGCGGTGTTCTTCGCCACCTCGGCCTATCTCTTCCGCCAGGTCCGCCAGGACGCGGAAATCTCCAGCCTCATCGTCACCGAAAACCACGACCTGGACGCCTCCATCCAGCGCATGCTGGAGCGTCTGTACAACGTCCAGAACAACATCCGGCGCTACCGCATCCTGGGCGGCGACCAGGCCGCAGTGGGATTCATCGTCGAGGACATCACCCGGTTCGGCGAAATCCTGGACCAGACACTGAAGAAACACCCCCGCTACGCCAAGGACTGGGAGCCGCTGACCTCCGAGTTCCAGATCACCCTGGACCCGGCCGGAACCACCGGCGAGGACCTCGCCCCGGACGCCACGGTGCGCGACTGGACCGACATCCTGGAACAATCCCTGCTCGAAAACGGCGCCGACACCGAAGCGAGGCTCACCGCCCTGCGCGACGCGGGCGCCCACGCCGCCGACGTGGGCCTCTACGGGCTGGCCTTCTGCCTGCTGGTGGGCGTGGGCGGCAGCCTGGCCCTGGCCTTCACCCTGAACCGCTCCCTGGCCGAGGTGCGCCGAGGCATCCGCGACCTGGGGGCCGGGGGTGCGCCGCGCGACGTGCGCATCCTGTCCAACGACGAGCTGGGCGAGCTGGCCCTGGCCTTCAACGCCATGGCCGCCCGGCTGCGCCGCGAGGAGCGCATGCGCGCCGACTTCATCGCCATGCTGTCCCACGAGATCCGGACCCCCCTGACCTCGGTGCGCGAGGCCGTGGACCTCATCGGGTCCGGGACCTTCGGCGAGGTCAACGCGCAGCAGAAACGGTTCCTGGACATTGCGGAGCAGGAGTCCGAGCGGCTGTCCGACCTGCTGCTCCGGCTGCTCTCCGTGTCCCGGATGGAGTCCGGGGAGCTGGAGCTGAACCCGTCCGAGGTGGACGGGACCGGGCTGGTCGCCTCCACCCTGGAGCGGCTGCTGCCCACGGCCAGCGCGGCCGGGGTGACCCTGGTCTCCGAGGTCCCGGAGGGGCTGACCTGTCGCGCCGACCCCACGCACATCCGCCAGGTGCTGACCAACCTGACGGGCAACGCGGTGAAGTTCTCGGGCAGGGGCGGCACGGTCCGCGTGAGTGCGGCCAGGGAGGACGGCGCGGTCCGCTTCTGCGTGGCCGACAACGGCCCCGGCATCCCGCCGGAGGAGCAGGACAAAATTTTTCTCAAGTATTACAGGGAGCCGAGCGTGCGCAATTCCATCGACGGCGCGGGGCTCGGCCTGGCCATCTCCAAGCGCATCGTCCTGGCCCACCAGGGGCGCATCTGGATCGAGAGCGAACCGGGCAAGGGCGCGGCCTTCTGCTTCACCCTGCCCGACACCCCCGACAAGGACTACGCATGA
- a CDS encoding response regulator transcription factor, protein MAMKILIVDDEVHIKMLLEQTLEELEDEFEVDLYTASDGEEGLEFIRSKRPDLVFLDIMMPKMNGYEVCRIIKDDPTLKDVKIILLTAKGQEVDRKQGLELGAMMYMTKPFDPDEILRVSKELLEL, encoded by the coding sequence ATGGCCATGAAGATCCTCATTGTCGACGACGAGGTCCACATCAAAATGCTCCTTGAGCAGACCCTCGAGGAGCTTGAAGATGAGTTCGAAGTGGACCTGTACACCGCTTCCGACGGCGAGGAGGGGTTGGAGTTCATCCGGAGCAAGCGTCCCGACCTCGTCTTTCTCGACATCATGATGCCCAAGATGAACGGCTATGAAGTCTGCCGGATCATCAAGGACGACCCGACCCTCAAGGATGTGAAGATCATCCTGCTGACCGCCAAGGGGCAGGAAGTGGACCGCAAGCAGGGGCTGGAGCTGGGGGCCATGATGTACATGACCAAGCCCTTCGACCCGGACGAGATCCTCCGGGTGTCCAAGGAGCTGCTGGAACTGTAG